In Janibacter cremeus, a genomic segment contains:
- a CDS encoding phosphotransferase: MTSRGPLTLAALASAAVPGLDPDTVQGVVSSGPTDAFEVAFIQDREHRRWVVRCPRTPAASAQLERSAALLAVLARRLTMPVPAVKGWVALPEGGRAAVHSYLTGRLVGLEGIEAGSVLARGLGRALAHLHNLDTGMYEEAGVPVYDAAGYRARRLAELDRAAATGRVPTGLLGRWERVLDDETLWTFTATPTHGDLSTGTILATPGDDEGPDVKSFLGWESAQVADPADDIAPLLAALDGEAFDTVMEAYAHTRVERPDRNLHRRAEVIAEMQLVRTMMSLVGAGDVEGAEASAAQLRRLDERVARDEEAARAHGQTPKGAADAATGAATATGAAGGTTGGADTTETQPVATRADEDSSTESTQSGDAPAAASADEDDAVQVEHPARVTRVAPVADADAPARDAGAQDSTDPDATTDSDSTDSDSSRRDAPASQSSEPDTDPTPRAVADPADAPADDAAADPDTTDGARGDDHETAEIVAINDDGDDDVVPPGPRPRR; this comes from the coding sequence GTGACCTCCCGTGGACCGTTGACCCTCGCCGCGCTGGCCAGCGCCGCCGTGCCCGGCCTCGACCCCGACACGGTCCAGGGTGTGGTGTCCTCCGGGCCGACCGATGCCTTCGAGGTCGCCTTCATCCAGGACCGGGAGCACCGGCGCTGGGTGGTCCGCTGCCCGCGCACCCCCGCCGCCTCTGCGCAACTCGAGCGCTCGGCTGCACTGTTGGCCGTGCTCGCCCGTCGCCTGACGATGCCGGTGCCGGCGGTCAAGGGCTGGGTGGCACTGCCCGAAGGGGGCCGCGCCGCCGTCCACTCCTACCTCACCGGGCGTCTGGTCGGCCTCGAGGGCATCGAGGCCGGATCCGTCCTGGCCCGTGGCCTGGGCCGGGCACTGGCCCACCTGCACAACCTCGACACCGGCATGTACGAGGAGGCCGGGGTGCCGGTCTACGACGCGGCCGGGTACCGAGCACGTCGCCTGGCCGAGCTGGACCGGGCCGCCGCCACCGGTCGGGTGCCCACCGGGCTGCTGGGCCGCTGGGAGCGGGTGCTCGATGACGAGACGCTGTGGACCTTCACGGCCACGCCGACGCACGGTGACCTGTCGACCGGGACGATCCTCGCGACCCCGGGCGACGACGAGGGCCCGGACGTCAAGTCCTTCCTCGGCTGGGAGTCGGCCCAGGTGGCCGATCCCGCCGACGACATCGCACCGCTGCTGGCTGCGCTTGACGGGGAGGCCTTCGACACCGTGATGGAGGCCTACGCCCACACGCGCGTCGAGCGGCCCGACCGCAACCTGCACCGCCGCGCCGAGGTCATCGCCGAGATGCAGCTCGTGCGCACGATGATGTCGCTCGTCGGCGCGGGCGACGTCGAGGGCGCCGAGGCGTCGGCCGCCCAGCTGCGTCGCCTCGATGAGCGGGTGGCCCGCGACGAGGAGGCAGCCCGAGCCCACGGGCAGACCCCGAAGGGGGCCGCAGATGCCGCCACGGGTGCGGCCACGGCAACCGGAGCAGCTGGGGGCACCACGGGGGGCGCCGACACGACCGAGACCCAGCCCGTGGCCACCCGCGCAGACGAGGACTCCTCGACCGAGTCCACACAGTCGGGCGACGCCCCTGCCGCGGCGAGCGCGGACGAGGACGACGCCGTGCAGGTCGAGCACCCGGCGAGGGTGACCCGGGTGGCACCAGTGGCCGACGCCGACGCACCCGCCCGCGACGCCGGCGCACAGGACTCCACGGACCCGGATGCCACCACGGACTCGGACTCCACGGACTCGGACTCCAGCCGGCGCGACGCCCCTGCATCGCAGTCGAGCGAGCCGGACACCGACCCGACGCCGAGGGCGGTGGCCGATCCGGCGGACGCCCCTGCCGACGACGCGGCAGCGGACCCCGACACCACGGACGGGGCCCGTGGCGACGATCACGAGACCGCCGAGATCGTCGCGATCAACGACGACGGCGACGACGACGTGGTCCCGCCCGGCCCACGGCCCCGGCGCTGA
- the nudC gene encoding NAD(+) diphosphatase, which produces MDHEPLRDLPMTTSDIDRDAPSRSDPDLLERLLADPATRVVELRGGRAPQRRDGALLRRPPEPADADSLLLYLGRLDEVAHLAACHPETPGPPVDREERLDAAPFVGLREVATELSAQEASLFATALGLTNWHARHRYCPRCGTGTEVVEAGWVRRCPHDGFEHYPRTDPAVIVAVTDVSDRLLLARNVGWPEGRFSVLAGFVEPGETIAGAVAREVFEETAVEVSSIEFVADQPWPFPASLMLGCTARATTSELVCQPDEIAEARWFTREEFRTEVAAGRVKPAGRLSIAARLVEGWLGARLDDLG; this is translated from the coding sequence GTGGACCACGAACCGCTGCGCGATCTGCCGATGACCACCTCCGACATCGACCGAGATGCCCCGTCGCGGTCCGACCCGGACCTGCTCGAGCGGTTGCTGGCCGACCCCGCGACCCGGGTGGTCGAGCTGCGCGGGGGCCGCGCCCCCCAACGCCGCGACGGTGCCCTGCTGCGGCGCCCGCCGGAGCCCGCCGATGCCGACTCGCTTTTGCTCTACCTCGGTCGTCTCGACGAGGTCGCCCACCTGGCTGCCTGCCACCCGGAGACTCCGGGCCCGCCGGTGGACCGGGAGGAGCGGCTGGACGCTGCTCCCTTCGTCGGGCTGCGTGAGGTCGCCACCGAGCTGTCCGCGCAGGAGGCCTCTCTCTTCGCCACCGCCCTCGGGCTGACCAACTGGCACGCCCGCCATCGGTACTGCCCGCGCTGTGGGACCGGGACCGAGGTCGTCGAGGCCGGGTGGGTGCGCCGCTGCCCGCACGACGGCTTCGAGCACTACCCGCGTACCGACCCCGCGGTCATCGTCGCTGTCACCGACGTCTCCGACCGGCTGCTGCTCGCGCGCAACGTCGGCTGGCCGGAGGGCCGGTTCTCCGTGCTCGCCGGCTTTGTCGAGCCGGGGGAAACCATCGCCGGGGCAGTCGCCCGGGAGGTCTTCGAGGAGACCGCGGTGGAGGTGAGCAGCATCGAGTTCGTCGCCGACCAGCCCTGGCCCTTCCCCGCCTCCCTCATGCTCGGGTGCACGGCGCGGGCCACGACGAGTGAGCTCGTCTGCCAGCCGGACGAGATCGCCGAGGCGCGGTGGTTCACCCGGGAGGAGTTCCGCACCGAGGTGGCCGCCGGCCGGGTGAAGCCTGCCGGTCGTCTCTCGATCGCCGCCCGCCTCGTCGAGGGTTGGCTCGGCGCCAGACTCGACGATCTCGGCTGA
- a CDS encoding GMC oxidoreductase, which produces MSTFDYDVIVVGSGFGGSVAAMRAIEKGYRVGVMEAGRRFLDADIPTSSWDVKKFVWQPEVELFGMQRIEYLEDVLVLSGAGVGGGSLTYANTLYVPPRHVWDNPLVAAITDWGAELSPHYDQAQRMLGVVRGPYMDSDSDRLIREVAVEIGRPEAFSRPPMGIYFGTPGVEVDDPYFGGVGPRRTGCISCSNCMIGCGHGAKNKTTENYLYLAERSGAEVHDFTEVQEIRPLPDGGYELVTYHPGLKRLLARHKHFTAEQVIVSAHAYGTNKLLGHMKHKGTLPNLSDRLGRYARTNSESLLSIFRTHAEWAEHPERFHITPAAASVTGAISPDDNSLLGPVKYGVGSDIMALLYTYHHEGKDDEHLKGWLQHLIRHPEQTLEIDDTRNWAQRAFNLLCMEDLDNHIDLYWEHGRLRSKHDRGEEMPAVQPIVNDTANRLAEKLGGHVAGEFFEVAGRGASAHFMGGVLPGETPDTGAADPYQRLFGHPGLHVMDGSNIPVNLGRNPSLTIAALTERAMSFWPNKGERDPRPPLGSGYQHIPGVMPHNPIVPAGAPGELRWDVTDAQDPPVLKGQGTI; this is translated from the coding sequence ATGTCCACGTTCGACTACGACGTCATCGTCGTTGGATCCGGCTTCGGCGGCAGCGTCGCCGCGATGCGGGCCATCGAGAAGGGGTATCGCGTCGGGGTCATGGAGGCGGGGCGGCGATTCCTGGATGCCGACATCCCGACGAGCAGCTGGGACGTCAAGAAGTTCGTGTGGCAGCCGGAGGTCGAGCTGTTCGGCATGCAGCGGATCGAGTACCTCGAGGACGTCCTGGTGCTGTCCGGCGCCGGGGTCGGTGGGGGTTCACTCACCTACGCGAACACCCTGTACGTGCCGCCCAGGCACGTGTGGGACAACCCCCTCGTTGCCGCGATCACCGACTGGGGCGCCGAACTGTCACCGCACTACGACCAGGCCCAGCGGATGCTCGGGGTGGTGCGCGGGCCCTACATGGACTCCGACAGCGACCGTCTGATCCGCGAGGTGGCCGTCGAGATCGGTCGGCCCGAAGCCTTCAGCCGCCCCCCGATGGGCATCTACTTCGGGACACCGGGCGTAGAGGTCGACGACCCCTATTTCGGCGGGGTGGGACCACGACGCACCGGGTGCATCAGCTGCAGCAACTGCATGATCGGCTGCGGGCACGGCGCGAAGAACAAGACCACCGAGAACTACCTCTACCTCGCGGAGCGATCCGGCGCCGAGGTCCACGACTTCACGGAGGTCCAGGAGATCCGGCCGCTGCCTGACGGGGGCTACGAGCTCGTCACCTACCACCCGGGGCTCAAGCGTCTGCTCGCCCGGCACAAGCACTTCACCGCGGAGCAGGTCATCGTCTCCGCGCACGCATACGGAACCAACAAGTTGCTCGGCCACATGAAGCACAAGGGGACCTTGCCCAACCTGTCCGATCGACTGGGCCGCTACGCCAGGACGAACTCCGAGTCCTTGCTGTCGATCTTCCGCACGCACGCGGAGTGGGCGGAGCACCCGGAGCGCTTCCACATCACGCCGGCGGCGGCCTCGGTCACCGGGGCGATCTCGCCGGACGACAACTCGCTCCTCGGGCCGGTGAAGTACGGCGTGGGTAGCGACATCATGGCGCTCCTGTACACCTACCACCACGAGGGCAAGGACGATGAGCACCTCAAGGGATGGCTCCAGCACCTCATCCGTCACCCCGAGCAGACCCTCGAGATCGACGACACGCGCAACTGGGCACAGCGGGCCTTCAACCTGCTCTGCATGGAGGACCTCGACAACCACATCGACCTCTACTGGGAACACGGCAGGCTGCGCTCGAAGCACGACCGGGGCGAGGAGATGCCGGCCGTGCAACCGATCGTCAACGACACCGCCAACCGGTTGGCCGAGAAGCTCGGTGGGCACGTCGCCGGGGAGTTCTTCGAGGTCGCGGGTCGCGGCGCGTCAGCACACTTCATGGGCGGCGTCCTCCCGGGTGAGACCCCGGACACCGGGGCGGCCGACCCCTACCAGCGCCTCTTCGGCCACCCGGGATTGCACGTCATGGACGGCAGCAACATCCCGGTGAATCTGGGCCGCAATCCTTCGCTGACGATCGCGGCACTCACCGAGCGCGCCATGTCGTTCTGGCCGAACAAGGGCGAGCGGGATCCACGACCGCCACTCGGCTCCGGCTACCAGCACATTCCTGGGGTCATGCCACACAACCCAATCGTCCCTGCGGGGGCACCGGGCGAACTGCGATGGGACGTCACCGACGCCCAGGACCCGCCCGTACTGAAAGGCCAGGGAACGATATGA
- a CDS encoding Rieske (2Fe-2S) protein translates to MSDAGQDFRTVGQSAELPNEWVNPYYLDDLRHRVSVARVGDRLFAFDDLYGDMPLSAGLLDGNVIMSQGDGSMFDLTDGHVVRGPANEPLRTYPVREVGGHIQVRI, encoded by the coding sequence ATGAGCGATGCAGGCCAGGACTTTCGGACCGTCGGCCAGTCCGCCGAGCTGCCCAACGAGTGGGTCAATCCGTACTACCTTGACGATCTCAGGCACAGGGTGTCGGTGGCCCGCGTCGGAGACCGATTGTTCGCCTTCGACGACCTCTATGGGGACATGCCCTTGTCTGCTGGCCTGCTCGACGGGAACGTGATCATGTCCCAGGGCGACGGTTCGATGTTCGACCTCACGGATGGGCACGTGGTACGGGGGCCGGCCAACGAGCCCCTGAGGACCTATCCGGTGCGTGAGGTCGGGGGTCACATCCAGGTCCGGATCTGA